From a single Photobacterium gaetbulicola Gung47 genomic region:
- a CDS encoding bifunctional phosphopantothenoylcysteine decarboxylase/phosphopantothenate synthase (COG0452) → MQTLAGKKILLGISGGIAAYKCAELTRRLIERGAQVQVVMTKAAKEFITPLTMQAVSGRPVSDSLLDPAAEASMGHIELAKWADLVLLAPATADLIARMAAGMGNDLLTTLCLATDAPVAVAPAMNQQMYRHVATQENIATLARRGCHIWGPASGEQACGDVGPGRMLEPMQLVHQAEDFFKPADLDGLKLTITAGPTREAIDPVRYLTNHSSGKMGYAIAEAAAKRGATVTLISGPTNLATPPGVTRLDICSAEQMHQAALDHAPASDIFIGCAAVADFRPADIAAQKMKKKDGEDDMVIRLVKNPDIIASVAALEAQRPFTVGFAAETQDVEQYARGKLARKHLDLICANDVSNEGQGFNSDQNALHLYWPAGDKSLPLTSKAALGAQLVDEIVTLFKAGQPD, encoded by the coding sequence ATGCAAACTTTGGCAGGAAAAAAAATTCTCCTTGGGATCAGCGGCGGCATCGCGGCGTACAAATGTGCAGAACTCACCCGCAGACTGATTGAGCGCGGCGCACAAGTGCAAGTGGTCATGACCAAGGCCGCCAAGGAGTTCATCACCCCGCTGACCATGCAAGCGGTATCCGGCAGACCGGTCTCCGACAGCTTGCTAGACCCAGCAGCAGAAGCCTCAATGGGACACATTGAGCTGGCCAAGTGGGCCGACTTGGTTCTGCTGGCACCAGCGACCGCCGACCTGATCGCCCGGATGGCCGCAGGCATGGGCAATGACCTTCTCACCACCCTGTGCCTGGCAACCGACGCCCCGGTTGCCGTTGCACCAGCGATGAACCAGCAGATGTACCGCCATGTGGCGACCCAGGAAAACATTGCTACCCTTGCCCGCCGCGGTTGCCATATCTGGGGCCCGGCCAGCGGTGAGCAGGCCTGTGGCGATGTCGGCCCGGGCCGGATGCTCGAGCCGATGCAGTTGGTTCACCAGGCAGAAGACTTCTTCAAGCCCGCCGATCTAGATGGCCTTAAGCTAACCATTACCGCGGGGCCAACCCGCGAGGCAATAGATCCGGTCCGTTACCTGACCAACCACAGCTCCGGGAAAATGGGCTACGCCATCGCGGAAGCCGCAGCCAAGCGCGGTGCGACCGTCACTCTTATCAGCGGCCCGACCAATTTGGCGACGCCTCCGGGCGTTACCCGCCTCGATATTTGCAGCGCCGAGCAGATGCACCAAGCCGCGCTGGATCATGCACCAGCCAGTGATATTTTCATCGGCTGTGCCGCCGTGGCCGATTTCCGCCCGGCGGACATCGCCGCGCAGAAGATGAAAAAGAAAGACGGCGAGGATGACATGGTGATTCGACTGGTGAAAAACCCGGATATTATCGCCAGCGTTGCTGCACTAGAGGCCCAGCGCCCGTTTACCGTCGGCTTTGCCGCCGAGACCCAGGACGTCGAGCAATATGCGCGCGGCAAACTGGCCCGCAAGCACCTGGATCTGATCTGCGCCAACGATGTGTCAAACGAAGGCCAGGGCTTCAACAGCGACCAGAATGCCCTGCACCTCTATTGGCCAGCCGGTGACAAGTCGCTACCGCTAACCAGCAAGGCCGCGCTTGGGGCCCAACTGGTCGACGAAATTGTCACCCTCTTCAAGGCCGGGCAGCCAGATTAA
- a CDS encoding putative lipopolysaccharide biosynthesis protein (COG0859), with protein MALFTTPPRSICILRLSAIGDVCHAISVVQAIQAHWPSTEITWVAGKIEAQLIGDLPGIKVVVFDKKAGWAGMKAVWQALKGQKFDALLHMQAALRASALSLGIKAKYRIGFGKNRTKEGQWLFTNRHLPNTESFHVLDNFADFARYLGVPFEAPQWNIPLSDDDKAFAAQQISGKPTLIISPAASKDERNWLTERYAQLADYASGKGMQVILCGSPAPREVALGEAISQHCQHAPVNLIGKTSLKQLTALLGAADVVVAPDTGPAHLATTQGTPVIGLYAHSNPQRTGPYNSLAYVASAYEQHAEQQHGKPVAELPWGTRVKGDTLMQDIQLDDVTAILDQLIS; from the coding sequence ATGGCGTTATTTACCACCCCGCCACGCTCGATTTGTATTCTCCGGCTCTCTGCCATCGGTGATGTCTGCCATGCCATCTCTGTTGTGCAGGCTATCCAGGCCCATTGGCCGTCAACCGAGATCACCTGGGTTGCCGGGAAAATCGAAGCCCAGCTGATCGGCGATCTACCCGGCATCAAGGTTGTGGTATTTGACAAAAAAGCCGGCTGGGCCGGGATGAAAGCTGTATGGCAGGCGCTCAAGGGCCAGAAATTTGATGCCCTGCTCCATATGCAGGCCGCCCTGCGCGCCAGTGCCCTGTCGCTTGGGATCAAAGCGAAGTATCGTATCGGCTTTGGCAAAAACCGCACCAAAGAAGGCCAGTGGCTGTTTACCAACCGCCATTTGCCTAACACAGAAAGCTTCCATGTGCTGGATAACTTCGCCGACTTCGCCCGCTATCTCGGCGTCCCTTTCGAGGCCCCGCAGTGGAATATCCCGCTGAGCGACGATGACAAAGCTTTCGCCGCGCAGCAGATCAGCGGCAAGCCAACCCTCATCATTTCACCGGCCGCGAGCAAAGATGAGCGAAACTGGCTGACTGAGCGCTATGCCCAGCTTGCCGACTATGCCTCAGGGAAAGGCATGCAGGTCATATTGTGTGGCTCGCCTGCTCCGCGAGAAGTCGCGTTGGGCGAGGCGATCAGCCAGCACTGCCAGCATGCCCCGGTCAATCTGATCGGCAAAACCAGCCTCAAGCAGCTGACGGCCCTACTGGGTGCCGCCGATGTCGTCGTGGCCCCCGATACCGGCCCGGCCCACCTGGCAACGACCCAAGGGACCCCGGTGATCGGCCTCTATGCCCACAGCAATCCGCAACGCACCGGTCCTTACAATAGCCTGGCCTATGTCGCCAGTGCCTATGAACAACATGCCGAGCAGCAGCACGGCAAGCCGGTGGCCGAGCTGCCTTGGGGCACCCGGGTCAAAGGCGATACCCTGATGCAGGACATCCAGCTGGACGATGTCACCGCCATTTTGGACCAACTTATTTCTTAA
- a CDS encoding ribosomal protein L28 (COG0227) — protein sequence MSRVCQVTGKRPVTGNNRSHARNATKRRFLPNLQTHRFWVESEKRFVKLRLSAKGMRIIDKKGIDAVLTDMRARGENV from the coding sequence ATGTCCCGAGTATGCCAAGTAACTGGTAAGCGTCCTGTAACGGGTAACAACCGTTCACACGCACGTAATGCCACCAAGCGTCGTTTTCTGCCGAACCTGCAAACTCATCGTTTCTGGGTAGAAAGCGAAAAACGCTTCGTTAAACTACGCCTTTCTGCGAAAGGTATGCGTATCATTGATAAGAAAGGTATCGACGCCGTTCTTACTGATATGCGTGCTCGCGGCGAGAACGTTTAA
- a CDS encoding phosphopantetheine adenylyltransferase (COG0669), whose amino-acid sequence MTTRVIYPGTFDPITNGHLDLIERAAAMFDHVVVGIAYSPSKKPLFDLNERVELAQKITQHLPNVEIVGFSGLLVDFAKEYQANVLVRGLRAVSDFEYEFQLANMNRRLMPELETVFLTPAEENSFISSTIVKEVALHKGDVSQFVDPVICDALMKKLGNKK is encoded by the coding sequence ATGACAACCCGCGTTATCTACCCTGGCACGTTTGATCCGATCACCAACGGCCATCTCGACCTGATCGAGCGGGCAGCCGCCATGTTTGACCACGTGGTAGTCGGCATAGCCTACAGCCCGAGCAAGAAGCCTTTGTTTGATCTCAATGAACGAGTGGAGCTGGCCCAGAAAATCACCCAGCACCTGCCAAATGTCGAGATTGTCGGCTTTTCCGGCCTGTTGGTCGATTTTGCCAAAGAGTACCAAGCCAACGTGTTGGTCCGCGGCCTGCGCGCGGTCTCGGATTTCGAGTACGAATTCCAGCTGGCCAACATGAATCGCCGCCTGATGCCCGAGCTGGAGACGGTGTTCCTGACCCCGGCCGAAGAAAACTCCTTCATCTCGTCGACTATCGTCAAGGAAGTTGCCCTGCATAAAGGGGATGTCAGCCAGTTTGTCGACCCAGTGATCTGCGACGCGCTGATGAAAAAGCTCGGCAATAAGAAATAA
- a CDS encoding 3-deoxy-D-manno-octulosonic-acid transferase (COG1519), which yields MFIRALYTLLLAALSPLLLFGLYRRLPNKPAFGSRWKEHFGVTPPLADLPKAQPIWIHAVSVGESIAAIPVIKAIKAKNPEQTIVVTTTTSTGAEQVSKLGELVVHRYMPIDFAWCVRGFLKATNPSAMLIMETELWPNTLATVHRAGIPVIVMNARLSARSAQRYAKFQPVFNMISANLNHLLCLHQDDAERFVRLGVAKDRLSVTGSVKFDIQIEPTLLEQSQQLRQQLGETRPVWIAASTHKGEDEQILAAFKAVKKQHPDCLLILVPRHPERFDSVAELCLAQQLTCVRRTTGVAVDGATDVYLADTMGEMLLLMGAADVTVMGGSLIGDKVGGHNMLEPAALAKPVLTGPSYYNFTDITLQLEGAGALEVCSSAEQIGLRLVALLGDPALCRHMGQAAIEVVRQNQGAVAKTLAVVDQLLAPKN from the coding sequence ATGTTTATCCGAGCCCTGTACACCTTGCTGCTGGCCGCCTTATCCCCGCTGCTGCTCTTCGGCCTCTACCGCCGCCTCCCCAACAAACCGGCTTTCGGGTCGCGCTGGAAAGAGCATTTCGGTGTTACCCCACCGCTTGCAGACTTACCAAAAGCCCAGCCGATCTGGATCCATGCGGTATCTGTTGGCGAGTCGATTGCCGCGATTCCTGTGATCAAAGCCATCAAAGCAAAAAACCCAGAACAAACAATAGTGGTCACTACGACTACCAGTACCGGGGCGGAGCAAGTCAGCAAACTGGGCGAGTTGGTCGTGCACCGCTACATGCCGATAGACTTTGCCTGGTGCGTACGGGGGTTCCTCAAGGCTACCAACCCTTCAGCCATGCTGATCATGGAAACCGAGCTCTGGCCCAACACCCTAGCTACCGTCCATCGGGCTGGCATACCTGTCATTGTGATGAATGCGCGCCTGTCAGCGCGCTCTGCCCAGCGGTATGCCAAATTCCAACCGGTTTTCAATATGATTTCCGCCAACCTCAACCACCTTTTGTGTCTTCATCAGGATGATGCCGAGCGCTTTGTCCGCTTGGGCGTAGCTAAAGACAGACTCAGTGTCACCGGTTCGGTCAAATTCGATATCCAGATAGAGCCTACGCTCCTCGAGCAATCCCAGCAGCTTCGCCAGCAGTTGGGTGAAACGCGACCGGTATGGATTGCCGCCAGTACCCACAAGGGGGAGGACGAGCAAATCCTCGCGGCCTTTAAGGCGGTGAAAAAGCAGCACCCTGACTGCCTGCTGATCCTAGTGCCACGCCACCCGGAGCGCTTCGATAGCGTTGCCGAGTTATGCCTCGCGCAGCAGCTGACCTGCGTTCGCCGTACAACAGGGGTCGCCGTCGACGGCGCAACCGATGTCTACCTCGCCGATACCATGGGGGAAATGCTGCTACTGATGGGCGCGGCAGATGTTACCGTGATGGGCGGCAGCTTGATTGGCGACAAGGTCGGCGGCCACAATATGCTCGAGCCCGCCGCCCTGGCCAAGCCGGTACTAACCGGCCCAAGCTACTACAACTTTACCGATATCACCCTGCAGCTCGAAGGTGCCGGCGCGCTTGAGGTTTGTAGCAGCGCCGAGCAGATTGGCCTACGCCTTGTCGCCCTGCTCGGCGATCCCGCGCTGTGCCGGCATATGGGCCAGGCGGCCATTGAGGTGGTGCGACAAAACCAAGGGGCAGTGGCCAAAACACTGGCCGTTGTCGACCAGCTGCTGGCGCCTAAAAACTAA
- a CDS encoding putative lipopolysaccharide biosynthesis glycosyltransferase (COG0457,COG0463) has translation MRKHSLSVIVITKNEADRIEGCLRSVATIADEIIVLDSGSTDETVEICHRYTDNVTVTDWPGFGKQKQRALDKASCDWVLSIDADEALDDEMKQALVAMLEQDVIEHTAYRLPWGVTLYGKTLKYGRSARSVLRLFKREGAKFTLDEVHETVVPAPGSKGVMKGLLLHYTHRDYGHGLDKAAKYAWLGSQKYHRKGKKSHGLFLALLRAIWTFFLIYVIRRGFLDGSVGFIVAMTYAQVNFNKYVGLWLLEQEEQYQE, from the coding sequence ATGAGAAAGCACTCACTGTCAGTGATTGTGATCACCAAAAATGAAGCCGATAGAATTGAGGGTTGCCTGCGTTCTGTCGCCACGATCGCGGACGAGATCATTGTACTGGATAGCGGTTCGACCGATGAGACGGTCGAGATCTGCCATCGCTATACCGATAATGTCACCGTGACCGACTGGCCTGGATTTGGCAAGCAGAAGCAACGTGCGTTGGACAAGGCCAGCTGTGACTGGGTGCTATCCATTGATGCCGATGAGGCGCTTGATGACGAGATGAAGCAGGCGTTGGTTGCCATGCTGGAGCAAGATGTCATCGAGCATACCGCTTATCGCCTGCCGTGGGGGGTAACCCTGTACGGCAAGACCCTCAAGTACGGCCGCAGTGCCCGCTCGGTGTTGCGTTTGTTTAAGCGCGAGGGGGCGAAGTTTACCCTTGATGAGGTGCACGAGACGGTCGTTCCCGCGCCGGGTAGCAAGGGAGTGATGAAAGGCCTGCTGTTGCACTATACCCACCGTGATTACGGACATGGTCTAGACAAGGCGGCTAAATATGCTTGGCTTGGCTCGCAGAAATATCATCGTAAAGGCAAAAAGTCCCATGGTCTGTTCTTGGCGCTGTTGCGTGCCATCTGGACCTTCTTCCTCATCTACGTGATCCGCCGTGGCTTCTTGGATGGCAGTGTTGGATTTATCGTAGCCATGACCTATGCCCAGGTGAATTTCAATAAGTATGTTGGCCTGTGGTTGCTGGAGCAGGAAGAACAGTATCAGGAATAA
- a CDS encoding 3-deoxy-D-manno-octulosonic-acid kinase (COG0515) yields the protein MQEIASRNQRIWFAPELLAEDPHQCFDPAFWQQHNLVVGSAQGRGTTWFVKGAHLEMALRHYRRGGLFGKLVEDVYWFAGWEKTRSAEEFRLLDKLARGGVRVPRPVAARAIKHGLTYRADLLVEKVPEAKDLVAVLEKGALPEQSWRAIGAMIRKMHELQVCHTDLNSHNILLDSKGQVWLIDFDKCFEKDGQDWKEGNLSRLHRSFVKEQGKRGIHFEPQCWQWLLDGYQAN from the coding sequence GTGCAAGAAATAGCTAGCCGTAACCAGCGGATCTGGTTTGCCCCTGAATTATTGGCGGAAGACCCACACCAATGCTTCGACCCGGCTTTTTGGCAGCAGCACAACTTGGTTGTTGGTTCGGCCCAGGGCCGGGGGACGACCTGGTTTGTCAAAGGAGCCCATCTCGAGATGGCATTGCGCCACTATCGCCGCGGCGGGCTGTTCGGCAAGCTGGTAGAGGATGTTTACTGGTTTGCCGGCTGGGAGAAGACCCGCTCGGCCGAGGAGTTCCGGCTGCTGGATAAGCTGGCCCGTGGCGGGGTGAGGGTACCGCGCCCGGTAGCTGCCCGGGCGATCAAACACGGCCTGACCTACCGGGCTGATCTGCTGGTTGAAAAAGTCCCGGAGGCGAAGGATTTGGTTGCTGTGCTGGAAAAAGGCGCCTTGCCAGAGCAAAGCTGGCGCGCAATCGGGGCAATGATAAGAAAGATGCACGAGCTCCAGGTGTGCCATACCGATCTCAATAGCCACAATATTTTGCTAGATAGCAAGGGGCAGGTCTGGCTGATCGATTTTGACAAGTGCTTTGAAAAAGACGGGCAGGACTGGAAAGAGGGTAACCTGTCCCGCCTGCACCGCTCGTTTGTCAAAGAGCAGGGCAAGCGGGGGATCCATTTTGAGCCGCAATGCTGGCAGTGGCTACTGGACGGCTATCAGGCCAACTGA
- a CDS encoding hypothetical protein (COG1887) gives MSQPCKRYLMYVAQNYSYAMLRPLQAAIREQGGEVRWFVEGNEADPGYIKPDETLLTSVAAVKQWRPDAVFVPGNVVPSFIPGIKVGVFHGFNAGKLNRRGREDHFEIRGCFDLYCTQGPDTTERFELLAAEHGFFRIAQTGWPALDPLFSPAADNPYLAPRDERPTVLMCSTFSRNLTCAPILYDKIKALAATGKWRWLIQFHPKMDPVIVEQYKQLQSEHLQFVETDNVLPLLQAADVMLCDTSSVLLMFLLQRKPVVTFRNQAPASHLLNVTEVEQVEAALEQALLRPAELMAEIEQYCQTIHPYTDGQSSQRVLAATNLLVEDGRAGLKPKPLNLLRQFKMRKKLGYWKL, from the coding sequence GTGAGCCAGCCGTGCAAACGCTATTTGATGTATGTTGCCCAGAACTATTCTTATGCCATGCTGCGCCCGCTGCAAGCGGCAATCCGTGAGCAGGGCGGCGAAGTTCGCTGGTTCGTCGAGGGTAATGAAGCCGACCCAGGCTATATCAAGCCGGATGAAACCTTGCTGACCTCGGTCGCGGCGGTAAAACAATGGCGGCCGGATGCGGTTTTTGTCCCCGGTAATGTCGTGCCTAGCTTCATCCCGGGGATCAAGGTAGGGGTTTTCCATGGTTTCAATGCTGGCAAGCTTAACCGCCGCGGCCGCGAGGACCATTTTGAGATCCGCGGCTGTTTTGATCTCTACTGCACTCAGGGGCCCGACACCACGGAGCGCTTTGAGCTGCTGGCAGCCGAGCACGGTTTTTTCCGCATCGCCCAGACGGGATGGCCGGCTTTGGATCCGCTATTTTCGCCAGCGGCTGATAACCCTTACCTGGCTCCGCGCGACGAGCGCCCGACAGTGCTGATGTGCTCGACGTTTTCCCGCAACCTGACCTGTGCGCCGATCCTTTACGATAAAATCAAGGCGCTGGCGGCGACCGGGAAATGGCGTTGGCTTATCCAGTTCCACCCGAAAATGGATCCGGTGATAGTCGAGCAGTACAAGCAGTTGCAAAGCGAGCACCTGCAGTTTGTCGAGACGGACAATGTGCTGCCGCTGCTGCAGGCGGCCGATGTGATGCTGTGTGACACGTCATCGGTGCTGCTGATGTTTCTGCTTCAGCGCAAACCGGTGGTGACATTTCGCAACCAGGCGCCGGCAAGCCACCTGCTCAACGTGACCGAGGTGGAGCAAGTAGAAGCGGCTCTGGAACAAGCCTTGCTGCGCCCGGCGGAATTGATGGCAGAAATCGAACAATACTGCCAGACCATCCATCCTTACACGGATGGACAATCTAGCCAGCGGGTGCTGGCTGCGACCAACCTGCTGGTGGAAGATGGTCGGGCTGGGTTAAAACCCAAGCCGCTGAACCTGCTGCGTCAATTTAAAATGCGCAAGAAGCTGGGCTACTGGAAACTATAG
- a CDS encoding 50S ribosomal protein L33 (COG0267): MAKGIREKIRLVSSAGTGHFYTTDKNKRNMPGKFEIKKFDPVVRKHVMYKEAKIK, from the coding sequence ATGGCTAAAGGCATTCGTGAGAAGATCCGTCTAGTATCATCTGCTGGTACAGGCCACTTCTACACTACCGACAAAAACAAGCGTAACATGCCAGGCAAATTCGAGATCAAAAAATTTGATCCTGTAGTTCGCAAGCACGTTATGTACAAAGAAGCAAAAATCAAGTAA
- a CDS encoding DNA repair protein RadC (COG2003), which yields MTLKLLPVQSRPREKLLERGPGALSDAELLAIFLRTGIAGMNAIELATELLDQFGSLRALLAADRATFCQYKGLGPAKYAQLQAVLEMNLRHLTETLKKEDALTSPSHTRRYLSHVLRDRHREAFYVLFLDNQHRVLCGEVLFEGTIDAASVYPREVVKRSLELNAAALILAHNHPSGVAEPSQADRRITRRISDALALVDIRVLDHFVVGDGDITSFAERGWL from the coding sequence ATGACACTTAAGCTATTACCGGTGCAGTCTCGGCCGAGGGAAAAACTGTTGGAGCGTGGTCCGGGTGCGTTATCCGATGCCGAGCTGCTGGCCATTTTCTTGCGTACCGGCATTGCCGGGATGAATGCGATAGAGCTGGCCACCGAGCTGCTGGACCAGTTTGGTTCGCTGCGGGCGTTGCTGGCCGCAGATAGGGCCACGTTTTGTCAATACAAAGGGTTGGGCCCGGCTAAATATGCCCAGCTTCAGGCCGTGCTGGAAATGAACCTGCGCCATCTGACAGAGACGCTCAAAAAGGAAGATGCGCTGACAAGTCCCTCCCATACAAGACGTTATCTTAGCCATGTGCTACGTGATCGTCACCGCGAAGCGTTTTATGTTCTGTTTCTCGATAACCAGCACAGGGTGCTCTGTGGCGAGGTGCTTTTCGAAGGAACAATCGATGCTGCGAGCGTTTATCCACGGGAAGTTGTAAAAAGATCGCTAGAACTTAATGCAGCCGCGCTCATTTTAGCGCATAATCACCCGTCAGGCGTGGCAGAGCCAAGTCAGGCAGATCGCCGAATTACCCGCCGAATCAGTGATGCACTGGCATTGGTGGATATTCGGGTTCTGGATCACTTTGTTGTCGGTGACGGAGACATCACTTCTTTTGCAGAGCGAGGATGGCTATAA
- a CDS encoding formamidopyrimidine-DNA glycosylase (COG0266): MPELPEVEVSRMGIAPHVTNQTVTEIVVRNPKLRWPVPEEIRHIEGQVIRRVSRRAKYLMLETDAGYAIIHLGMSGSLRVLPTGIPPEKHDHVDLCLSSGEVLRYNDPRRFGAWLWQPDQGEHPVLAKLGPEPLSEGFTAAYLQEKAKGKRTAVKQFIMDNHVVVGVGNIYANESLFAAGIHPKREVGKISAQRLALLVDEIKSVLAFAIEQGGTTLKDFKNADGKPGYFAQELQVYGKGGEPCPRCDKPLSEVKIGQRSTVYCSACQT; the protein is encoded by the coding sequence ATGCCTGAATTACCTGAAGTCGAAGTCAGCCGGATGGGTATCGCCCCCCATGTGACCAACCAGACCGTGACCGAGATTGTGGTCCGTAACCCTAAGTTGCGTTGGCCGGTGCCCGAAGAGATCCGCCACATCGAAGGGCAGGTGATCCGCCGGGTGAGTCGCCGGGCCAAATACTTGATGCTTGAGACAGACGCGGGCTATGCCATCATCCACCTCGGGATGTCGGGCAGCTTGCGGGTATTGCCGACGGGTATCCCGCCGGAAAAACATGACCATGTCGACTTGTGCCTGTCCAGTGGCGAAGTTCTGCGTTACAACGACCCCCGTCGCTTTGGGGCCTGGCTGTGGCAGCCGGATCAGGGTGAGCATCCCGTCTTGGCGAAACTCGGCCCGGAGCCACTGAGTGAGGGGTTTACCGCAGCGTACCTGCAAGAGAAGGCCAAGGGTAAACGTACCGCTGTGAAACAGTTCATCATGGATAACCACGTGGTGGTCGGCGTCGGTAATATTTATGCCAATGAGTCGCTGTTTGCCGCCGGGATTCACCCCAAGCGGGAGGTCGGCAAAATCTCCGCCCAGCGTCTTGCATTGCTGGTTGACGAAATTAAGTCGGTGCTGGCCTTTGCCATCGAGCAGGGCGGTACCACCTTGAAAGATTTCAAGAATGCGGACGGCAAACCGGGATATTTTGCCCAGGAGCTGCAGGTGTATGGCAAGGGGGGGGAGCCGTGCCCGCGGTGTGACAAGCCTCTGAGCGAAGTGAAAATTGGCCAGCGGTCCACGGTATATTGCAGTGCTTGCCAGACCTAG
- a CDS encoding putative nucleotide sugar epimerase (COG0451) translates to MKKYLVTGAAGFIGSAVVERLCAMGHEVVGIDNLNDYYEVSLKDARLARITHPHFTFITMDLADRDGIANLFAEQQFDRVIHLAAQAGVRYSIDNPMAYADSNLVGHLTILEGCRHHKIEHLVYASSSSVYGLNQKMPFDTADSVDHPISLYAATKKSNELMAHTYSHLYGVPTTGLRFFTVYGPWGRPDMALFKFTNAIIEGREIDVYNNGDMRRDFTYIDDIVEGIIRIQDVIPEKTQDWTVEAGTPATSSAPYRVYNIGHGSPVKLMDFIEALEEALGIEAKKNFMPMQPGDVYATYADTTDLFDATGYKPAVKVKEGVKAFVDWYREYYQR, encoded by the coding sequence ATGAAGAAGTATTTGGTTACCGGCGCAGCCGGCTTTATCGGAAGTGCCGTGGTGGAGCGGTTGTGTGCCATGGGGCACGAGGTGGTCGGGATTGATAATCTCAATGACTACTACGAGGTGTCGCTAAAAGACGCCCGGCTGGCCCGGATCACCCACCCGCACTTCACTTTCATTACCATGGATCTGGCAGATCGGGACGGGATCGCCAACCTGTTTGCCGAGCAGCAATTCGACCGGGTGATCCACCTAGCTGCCCAGGCTGGTGTGCGTTACTCGATCGACAACCCGATGGCGTATGCCGACAGCAATCTGGTGGGACACCTGACTATTCTAGAAGGCTGCCGTCACCATAAGATTGAGCACTTGGTGTATGCCTCGTCCAGTTCGGTCTATGGCCTCAACCAGAAAATGCCGTTTGATACTGCCGACAGTGTCGACCACCCGATTTCCCTGTATGCCGCGACCAAGAAGTCGAACGAGTTGATGGCGCATACCTATTCGCACCTGTACGGCGTGCCGACCACCGGCCTGCGCTTCTTTACTGTCTATGGTCCTTGGGGACGCCCGGATATGGCGCTGTTCAAGTTCACCAATGCGATTATCGAGGGGCGTGAAATCGATGTGTACAACAACGGCGATATGCGCCGTGATTTCACCTACATCGATGATATTGTCGAGGGGATCATCCGTATTCAGGATGTGATCCCTGAAAAGACCCAGGACTGGACCGTAGAAGCCGGTACGCCAGCGACCAGCTCGGCACCTTACCGGGTTTATAATATCGGCCATGGCAGCCCGGTCAAGCTGATGGATTTCATCGAGGCGCTGGAAGAGGCTCTGGGTATTGAGGCGAAGAAGAACTTCATGCCGATGCAGCCAGGTGATGTCTATGCGACCTATGCAGACACAACTGATTTGTTCGACGCAACGGGCTACAAGCCGGCAGTGAAGGTGAAGGAAGGCGTGAAGGCATTTGTTGACTGGTACCGTGAGTACTACCAGCGCTGA